In one window of Leptospira sp. WS92.C1 DNA:
- a CDS encoding nucleoside deaminase — protein sequence MDDFLNHRIVPDFLERMERVISLGGEEIPSFTQIYQKETLINERSNQVEENSDSSFHSEILCIRNAKEELRTRYLTDCLLITSLEPCLMCTGTILLSRIPKVVYLLPAKQGEGISSLSIETIYSRNFFPELICIPAEISKQAFQSFFKIRRKKFN from the coding sequence ATGGATGATTTCCTAAATCATAGAATAGTACCTGATTTTTTAGAAAGAATGGAAAGGGTCATCTCTTTGGGAGGCGAGGAAATTCCAAGCTTTACTCAAATTTATCAAAAAGAAACATTGATCAACGAAAGATCCAATCAAGTGGAGGAGAACTCGGATTCTTCCTTTCATAGTGAAATTCTCTGTATTCGAAATGCGAAGGAAGAACTACGGACACGTTATTTGACCGACTGTTTGCTCATCACTTCTTTGGAACCTTGTTTGATGTGTACGGGAACCATTCTTCTTTCTCGAATTCCAAAAGTGGTTTATCTTTTACCCGCGAAACAAGGCGAAGGAATTTCATCTCTTAGCATTGAAACCATCTATTCTCGAAATTTTTTCCCGGAGCTCATTTGTATTCCTGCGGAAATTTCCAAACAAGCCTTCCAATCCTTTTTCAAGATCAGAAGAAAGAAATTCAATTGA
- the dnaX gene encoding DNA polymerase III subunit gamma/tau, which yields MAGTHEVLSRKYRPQRFRDVIHQDLAIGALQNALKSGKIGHAYIFFGPRGVGKTTIARILAKRLNCQNPTENEPCNECSSCTEITRGISSDVLEIDAASNRGIENIRELRDNVKFAPMGGKYKVYIIDEVHMLTDQSFNALLKTLEEPPSHIVFVLATTEFHKIPETILSRCQDFIFKKVPLSVLQDYSEKLCKIENVQYDQEGLFWIAKKGDGSVRDMLSFMEQAIVFTDSKLLGAGIRKMIGYHGIEFLTSFIKSLIDPDNHSKALEILETLYQEGQDIYKFLWDSIEFTHTLNLIRDSLADPESVNFPKEDLAKMKSDFENVDSPKLNFLSGKLFEIYERIKTIRLRNSFEIKVFTEIQIKKLVEELTYPSLAGLVDRINHLILMVQNSKNAAPDFSQPSSLTVQNSTQSDSTEKKNDSLSRALESQFESNFQAELKESSEIKSPKPTETSGPISQKFDTSTEIKKKFLGTEVDKSKFPKLDS from the coding sequence ATGGCAGGAACTCACGAAGTCCTTTCTCGGAAGTATCGCCCGCAAAGATTTCGGGACGTAATCCATCAAGACCTTGCTATAGGCGCTCTTCAAAACGCACTTAAGTCCGGAAAGATCGGACACGCTTATATCTTCTTTGGTCCTCGTGGTGTTGGTAAAACAACCATCGCAAGAATTCTCGCTAAACGCCTCAACTGTCAAAATCCTACGGAAAACGAACCCTGCAACGAATGCAGTTCCTGTACTGAAATCACTCGAGGTATATCGAGTGACGTTTTAGAAATCGACGCGGCGAGTAACCGCGGAATCGAAAACATTCGTGAACTCAGGGACAACGTAAAGTTCGCTCCGATGGGCGGGAAGTATAAGGTTTATATTATAGACGAGGTCCACATGCTCACGGACCAGTCTTTCAACGCTCTTCTCAAAACATTGGAAGAACCTCCTTCTCATATCGTGTTCGTTCTCGCTACAACCGAATTTCATAAAATACCCGAAACCATTCTCTCTCGTTGTCAGGATTTTATTTTTAAAAAAGTTCCTCTTTCCGTTCTTCAGGATTATTCCGAAAAACTCTGCAAGATTGAAAACGTTCAGTATGATCAGGAAGGTCTTTTCTGGATCGCAAAAAAAGGGGACGGTTCCGTAAGAGATATGCTTTCTTTTATGGAACAAGCAATCGTGTTTACCGATTCCAAACTTTTGGGCGCCGGAATCAGAAAGATGATCGGTTATCACGGAATCGAATTTTTGACTTCGTTTATCAAAAGCCTGATCGATCCGGACAATCATTCCAAAGCTCTGGAAATTTTAGAGACCCTCTATCAGGAAGGTCAGGATATCTATAAATTTTTATGGGATTCGATCGAGTTCACTCACACCCTCAATCTGATCCGCGATTCGCTTGCAGATCCTGAGTCCGTCAATTTTCCCAAAGAAGATTTGGCTAAGATGAAATCCGATTTTGAGAATGTGGATTCTCCCAAGTTGAATTTTCTTTCCGGTAAACTTTTTGAAATTTACGAAAGAATCAAAACGATCCGTCTCCGAAATTCTTTCGAGATCAAAGTGTTCACAGAAATTCAAATTAAAAAACTCGTAGAAGAGCTCACCTATCCGAGTCTCGCAGGTCTTGTGGATCGAATCAATCATCTGATACTGATGGTGCAAAATTCTAAAAATGCCGCTCCCGACTTTTCTCAACCATCCTCCTTAACGGTTCAAAATTCTACACAATCCGATTCTACGGAAAAAAAAAATGATTCTCTTTCCAGAGCTTTAGAATCGCAGTTTGAGTCTAATTTCCAGGCCGAGTTGAAGGAATCTTCAGAGATAAAAAGCCCGAAACCAACAGAGACTTCAGGACCCATTTCGCAAAAGTTCGATACGAGCACCGAAATCAAAAAAAAATTTCTCGGAACAGAAGTTGACAAAAGCAAATTCCCGAAACTGGATTCTTAA
- a CDS encoding YbaB/EbfC family nucleoid-associated protein, whose product MFDKFKNFSEILSNMGAFREKMEEVKKRVSAIRVIGDAGAGMVTVTATGEGLITNVFINKQLFDADDNKMLEDLVLAATNDALKKAREATAYEFQSASGGLDLSEISKMFGGNLG is encoded by the coding sequence ATGTTTGATAAATTTAAAAACTTTTCAGAAATCCTTTCTAACATGGGCGCTTTCCGCGAAAAGATGGAAGAGGTAAAAAAACGCGTGTCTGCGATTCGTGTGATAGGAGACGCGGGCGCAGGAATGGTTACCGTAACCGCGACCGGAGAAGGTCTGATTACAAACGTTTTTATCAATAAACAACTATTTGACGCAGACGATAACAAAATGCTCGAAGACCTCGTATTAGCCGCAACAAACGACGCTCTCAAAAAAGCGAGAGAAGCCACCGCTTACGAATTTCAATCCGCATCCGGCGGCTTGGATCTTTCCGAAATTTCAAAAATGTTCGGCGGTAATCTTGGCTAA
- the recR gene encoding recombination mediator RecR — protein sequence MANHLLDEMVEALSSLPGIGRKSAFRISFHLLRLEQGMFNQFVRQLTDTKSRIQFCKRCGSYSETEVCDICTSDKRDSRIFCVVEQPEDIFFIENTREFQGKYHVLNGVISPLEGIGPRDLRIKELMERIEPEHVKEVLIATNPTLEGDATADYLANQLKPLSVSVTRIAYGITVGGSIELSDQYTLGRAIRSRLQL from the coding sequence TTGGCTAATCATCTTCTCGATGAAATGGTGGAAGCGTTATCTTCTCTGCCCGGAATCGGAAGAAAGAGCGCCTTTCGAATTAGTTTTCATTTATTAAGATTGGAACAAGGGATGTTCAATCAATTCGTTCGTCAGCTTACGGATACAAAAAGTAGAATCCAATTTTGCAAACGTTGCGGGTCTTATTCCGAAACGGAAGTTTGCGATATCTGTACTTCAGATAAAAGAGATTCCCGTATTTTTTGTGTGGTGGAACAACCCGAAGATATTTTCTTTATAGAAAATACGAGAGAGTTTCAGGGTAAATATCATGTCTTAAACGGAGTTATTTCCCCTTTGGAAGGAATCGGACCGAGAGATCTTAGAATCAAAGAACTCATGGAGCGAATCGAACCCGAACATGTAAAAGAAGTTCTCATCGCCACCAATCCGACTCTGGAAGGAGACGCAACAGCGGATTATCTTGCCAATCAACTAAAGCCGTTATCGGTAAGTGTGACTCGGATCGCCTATGGAATCACGGTGGGCGGATCGATCGAACTTTCGGATCAATACACTTTAGGAAGAGCGATTCGCTCCCGTTTACAACTTTAG